One Brachybacterium aquaticum genomic region harbors:
- a CDS encoding sugar phosphate isomerase/epimerase family protein, with amino-acid sequence MIRPGLCSVTFRGLDVPRVVELAAHADLECIEWAGDVHVPPGDVDAARRARKATEDAGLAVASYGSYLRFEGAVEEVAAEGEAVLASALALGAPRIRVWAGSAGSADVGPEQRARLVARLAAFARRADAEGVDLGLEFHGRTLTDEIGSTLRLLDEVGEVNVRSYWQPHQDMPEADALDTLREVLPRTSSIHVFSWWPGHERLPLAERSSLWREVFTLLQAHDRENGGERDALLEFIPGDDPDLLPREAATLRELLGEAARAAQ; translated from the coding sequence ATGATCCGCCCCGGCCTCTGCTCGGTGACTTTCCGTGGTCTCGACGTGCCGCGCGTGGTCGAGCTCGCCGCGCACGCGGACCTGGAGTGCATCGAATGGGCCGGGGACGTGCACGTCCCGCCAGGTGACGTCGACGCAGCGCGTCGCGCGAGGAAGGCCACCGAGGACGCCGGGCTCGCCGTCGCGTCCTACGGCTCTTACCTGCGCTTCGAGGGCGCCGTCGAGGAGGTCGCCGCCGAGGGCGAGGCCGTACTGGCCTCCGCCCTCGCGCTCGGCGCTCCCCGGATCCGGGTGTGGGCGGGGAGTGCGGGCTCGGCCGACGTCGGCCCCGAGCAGCGCGCCCGCCTGGTCGCGCGCCTCGCCGCGTTCGCCCGTCGCGCCGACGCCGAGGGCGTCGACCTGGGGCTCGAGTTCCACGGCCGCACGCTCACCGACGAGATCGGCTCGACCCTGCGCCTGCTCGACGAGGTGGGCGAGGTGAACGTCCGCTCCTACTGGCAGCCGCACCAGGACATGCCGGAGGCCGACGCGCTCGACACTCTGCGCGAGGTCCTCCCCCGCACCTCGAGCATCCACGTCTTCTCCTGGTGGCCGGGGCACGAGCGCCTTCCCCTCGCGGAGCGCTCCTCCCTGTGGCGCGAGGTGTTCACGCTGCTCCAGGCGCACGACCGGGAGAACGGCGGCGAGCGCGATGCGTTGCTCGAGTTCATCCCGGGCGACGATCCCGACCTGCTCCCCCGCGAGGCGGCGACGCTGCGCGAGCTGCTCGGTGAGGCTGCGCGCGCTGCTCAGTGA
- a CDS encoding CE1759 family FMN reductase, with amino-acid sequence MSTPATRTYRILAVSAGLSTPSSTRMLADQLSRETTAALSADGAEVEVRTIELREYAHDLTDGLLTHFPNERLAMVVEQLRAADAVIAVTPIFNVGPSGLFKLFIDALDIDLWKGKPVLLGATAGTARHSLAIDYAIRPMFGYLKSEVVPTVMFAASADFGADTEGQADEQPLATRVRRAACELATMLRAGLPEGAEVAEETAADAAGEPVTVGAPSRPALDAEFSDFVPMGDLLKGR; translated from the coding sequence ATGAGCACTCCCGCGACCCGCACCTACCGGATCCTCGCCGTCTCGGCGGGGCTGTCCACCCCGAGCTCTACCCGCATGCTCGCCGACCAGCTGAGCCGTGAGACCACGGCGGCGCTCTCGGCCGACGGGGCCGAGGTCGAGGTGCGCACCATCGAGCTGCGCGAGTACGCGCACGACCTCACCGACGGCCTGCTCACCCACTTCCCGAACGAACGCCTGGCCATGGTGGTCGAGCAGCTGCGCGCCGCCGACGCGGTGATCGCCGTGACGCCGATCTTCAACGTCGGCCCCTCGGGCTTGTTCAAGCTGTTCATCGACGCGCTGGACATCGACCTGTGGAAGGGCAAGCCGGTGCTGCTCGGCGCGACAGCCGGCACCGCCCGCCACTCCCTGGCGATCGACTACGCGATCCGCCCGATGTTCGGCTACCTCAAGTCCGAGGTCGTCCCGACGGTCATGTTCGCGGCCTCGGCCGACTTCGGCGCCGACACCGAGGGGCAGGCCGACGAGCAGCCGCTCGCGACGCGGGTGCGCCGCGCCGCGTGCGAGCTCGCGACGATGCTGCGCGCCGGACTGCCGGAGGGTGCGGAGGTGGCCGAGGAGACTGCCGCCGATGCGGCCGGCGAGCCCGTCACCGTGGGCGCCCCGTCGCGCCCCGCGCTGGACGCGGAGTTCTCCGACTTCGTCCCGATGGGCGACCTGCTGAAGGGTCGCTGA
- a CDS encoding LLM class flavin-dependent oxidoreductase encodes MQFGIFTIADITPDPLTGKVPTENERLKSMVEQGKLAEQVGLDVFAIGEHHNPPFVTSSPTTTLAYVGAQTEKIILSTATTLITTNDPVKIAEDYAMLQHLTGGRVDLVMGRGNTGPVYPWFGKDIRKGIELAVENYELLHRLWREDVVDWEGQFRTPLQQFTSTPRPLDGVAPFVWHGSIRSPQIAEQAAYYGDGFFHNNIFWPMSHTKQMVQLYRERYEHYGHGKAHQAIVGLGGQAFMRKNSQDAVDEFRPYFDNAPVYGGGPSMEDFTKATPLTVGSPEQVVERYLTMADHVGDYQRQLFLMDHAGLPHKTVMEQIELLGTEVVPVLRRELEARKPADVPEAPTHAGRVAAAEAERGAFDDSYRFETGDNWTGLRAEDKKDMDQQR; translated from the coding sequence ATGCAGTTCGGAATCTTCACCATCGCCGACATCACCCCCGATCCCCTGACCGGCAAGGTGCCCACCGAGAACGAGCGCCTGAAGTCCATGGTCGAGCAGGGCAAGCTCGCCGAGCAGGTGGGCCTGGACGTCTTCGCGATCGGCGAGCACCACAACCCGCCGTTCGTCACCTCCTCCCCCACCACCACCCTCGCCTACGTCGGCGCGCAGACGGAGAAGATCATCCTCTCCACCGCGACCACGCTGATCACCACCAACGACCCGGTGAAGATCGCCGAGGACTACGCGATGCTGCAGCACCTCACCGGCGGCCGCGTCGACCTCGTGATGGGCCGCGGCAACACGGGCCCCGTCTACCCGTGGTTCGGCAAGGACATCCGCAAGGGCATCGAGCTGGCGGTCGAGAACTACGAGCTGCTGCACCGGCTGTGGCGCGAGGACGTCGTGGACTGGGAGGGACAGTTCCGCACCCCGCTGCAGCAGTTCACCTCCACCCCGCGCCCGTTGGACGGTGTGGCGCCGTTCGTGTGGCACGGCTCGATCCGCTCCCCGCAGATCGCGGAGCAGGCCGCGTACTACGGCGACGGCTTCTTCCACAACAACATCTTCTGGCCCATGAGCCACACCAAGCAGATGGTCCAGCTGTACCGGGAGCGCTACGAGCACTACGGGCATGGCAAGGCGCACCAGGCGATCGTCGGCCTCGGCGGCCAGGCCTTCATGCGCAAGAACTCCCAGGACGCGGTCGACGAGTTCCGCCCCTACTTCGACAACGCCCCCGTCTACGGCGGCGGCCCCTCGATGGAGGACTTCACCAAGGCCACGCCGCTCACCGTCGGCTCCCCGGAGCAGGTCGTCGAGCGCTACCTGACCATGGCCGACCACGTGGGCGACTACCAGCGCCAGCTGTTCCTCATGGACCACGCCGGCCTGCCGCACAAGACCGTCATGGAGCAGATCGAGCTGCTGGGCACCGAGGTCGTTCCCGTGCTGCGCCGCGAGCTCGAGGCCCGCAAGCCGGCCGACGTCCCCGAGGCGCCCACCCACGCGGGCCGGGTCGCCGCCGCCGAGGCCGAGCGGGGCGCCTTCGACGACTCCTACCGGTTCGAGACCGGCGACAACTGGACCGGCCTGCGCGCCGAGGACAAGAAGGACATGGACCAGCAGCGATGA
- a CDS encoding S9 family peptidase: MTRESIETLLDASRLSGLETTARGRVLATVARPDAKGTSYRRTLVELDGERILPLTRGSASIGSVAAAEDGTTFFTAKRVGEDGEEAEDAQLWALPVRGEARELASRTGGFGSLQVAGNRLIAVLEVHSQAADETEHAELTGERTKAKVSAALHAEFPTRYWDHDLGPTRPVLAVAELPEDLFSAEATLPPGAEEVGAGSEDGAGAASAPDADTPSAAVAEPPSADADPTAEDPASDAPRRQVLHFRHLALPPGRLREVTVDRAGERALVAMSDSRGDLLAASDLYLLDLTGDTPPRLLREATAQGEHSPGAFSPDGTRAVIVREQHWSGEAALDVHAEVLDLATGESTDVWPELDRWVHPEWLDDSTLVATSDDQGRGAVWSGAVDAAAPRLLTGGPGQDLAFSSLSVAGGRLIALASGISVAPHPVRIDPVTGEVTALPNPADEVPQPGTLTEVTATAEDGTALRAWLRLPDGEGPHPLVVFAHGGPWGSWNAWTYRWNPGPFVAAGYAVLLPDPAISTGYGQAMIERGQHELGGAPYTDIMALTDATVARDDIDETATAFAGGSYGGYMANWVAGHTGERFRCIVTHASLWDTESMGHTTDNAGWERSMRAQNQLYNPKASVAEIRVPMLVIHGDKDYRVPIAQGHALWYDLHEFSATPRDEQGRTRHRYLYFPDEGHWILGRGNAQVWYETFLGFLDEHVRGAQWERPATLG, translated from the coding sequence ATGACGCGAGAAAGCATCGAGACCCTGTTGGACGCGAGCCGGCTGTCTGGCCTGGAGACCACCGCGCGAGGTCGGGTGCTCGCCACCGTCGCCCGGCCCGACGCGAAGGGCACCTCCTACCGCCGCACCCTGGTGGAGCTCGACGGGGAGCGGATCCTGCCGCTGACCCGGGGCAGCGCCTCGATCGGCTCCGTCGCCGCCGCGGAGGACGGCACCACCTTCTTCACCGCCAAGCGCGTGGGCGAGGACGGCGAGGAGGCCGAGGACGCCCAGCTGTGGGCGCTGCCCGTGCGCGGAGAGGCCCGCGAGCTCGCCTCCCGCACCGGCGGCTTCGGCAGCCTGCAGGTCGCGGGGAACCGCCTGATCGCCGTGCTCGAGGTGCACTCGCAGGCGGCCGACGAGACCGAGCACGCGGAGCTCACCGGCGAGCGCACGAAGGCCAAGGTCAGTGCGGCACTGCACGCCGAGTTCCCGACCCGCTACTGGGACCACGACCTCGGCCCCACCCGTCCGGTGCTCGCCGTCGCCGAGCTGCCCGAGGACCTCTTCAGCGCCGAGGCGACGCTCCCGCCTGGTGCGGAGGAGGTTGGTGCGGGCTCCGAGGACGGCGCGGGCGCCGCGAGCGCGCCCGACGCGGACACCCCGTCGGCCGCCGTTGCCGAGCCCCCGTCGGCCGACGCCGACCCCACCGCCGAGGACCCCGCCTCAGACGCCCCGCGCCGCCAGGTCCTCCACTTCCGCCACCTCGCCCTGCCGCCCGGCCGACTGCGCGAGGTCACCGTCGATCGCGCGGGCGAGCGGGCGCTGGTCGCGATGTCGGACTCCCGGGGCGACCTGCTCGCCGCGAGCGACCTGTACCTCCTGGACCTCACCGGCGACACCCCGCCGCGCCTGCTGCGGGAGGCGACCGCGCAGGGCGAGCACTCCCCGGGCGCGTTCAGCCCCGACGGCACCCGCGCCGTGATCGTGCGCGAGCAGCACTGGAGCGGCGAGGCCGCCCTCGACGTGCACGCCGAGGTGCTCGACCTCGCCACCGGCGAGTCCACCGATGTGTGGCCGGAGCTGGACCGGTGGGTGCACCCGGAGTGGCTGGACGACAGCACCCTGGTCGCGACCAGCGACGACCAGGGCCGCGGCGCCGTGTGGTCCGGTGCGGTCGATGCCGCCGCCCCCCGACTGCTCACCGGCGGTCCGGGCCAGGACCTCGCCTTCTCCTCACTCTCCGTCGCCGGCGGCCGGCTGATCGCCCTCGCCTCCGGGATCTCGGTCGCCCCGCACCCGGTGCGGATCGACCCCGTCACGGGCGAGGTGACTGCGCTGCCGAACCCGGCCGACGAGGTGCCCCAGCCCGGCACGCTCACCGAGGTCACCGCCACCGCCGAGGACGGCACCGCCCTGCGCGCCTGGCTGCGCCTGCCCGACGGGGAGGGCCCGCATCCGCTGGTGGTCTTCGCGCACGGCGGCCCGTGGGGCTCGTGGAACGCGTGGACCTACCGCTGGAACCCCGGCCCCTTCGTCGCGGCGGGCTACGCGGTGCTGCTGCCGGACCCCGCGATCTCCACCGGCTACGGCCAGGCCATGATCGAGCGCGGCCAGCACGAGCTCGGCGGCGCGCCCTACACCGACATCATGGCGCTGACCGATGCGACCGTCGCCCGGGACGACATCGACGAGACCGCGACCGCCTTCGCCGGCGGCTCCTACGGCGGGTACATGGCCAACTGGGTCGCCGGGCACACCGGCGAGCGGTTCCGCTGCATCGTCACCCACGCCTCCCTGTGGGACACCGAGTCGATGGGCCACACCACCGACAACGCCGGCTGGGAGCGCTCGATGCGCGCCCAGAACCAGCTCTACAACCCCAAGGCCTCGGTCGCCGAGATCCGGGTGCCGATGCTGGTCATCCACGGTGACAAGGACTACCGAGTCCCGATCGCGCAGGGCCACGCCCTCTGGTACGACCTGCACGAGTTCTCCGCGACCCCGCGCGACGAGCAGGGCCGCACCCGCCACCGCTACCTGTACTTCCCCGACGAGGGCCACTGGATCCTCGGCCGCGGCAATGCGCAGGTCTGGTACGAGACCTTCCTCGGCTTCCTCGACGAGCACGTGCGCGGTGCGCAGTGGGAGCGGCCCGCGACGCTCGGGTGA